The following are encoded together in the Deinococcus soli (ex Cha et al. 2016) genome:
- a CDS encoding histidine phosphatase family protein, with product MTKRLAPTGFAAPDRATATEFWVVRHGESTWNADGRYQGQADVPLSHIGILQAASLAERLTGQHFDAVYTSDLARAARTAEIVAERLTGAPPAQRDPGLREIDVGELSGLVISEIRERYPDYLGALSTEPWSTRRPGGESMEDLYARSGAAFGALRERHPGQRVLVFTHGGVVRVAVGLALGGVPANAWARLSVANTSITRVLLGEGSGMLLGFNDDAHLENLLEATEADDVLGQAP from the coding sequence TTGACGAAGCGACTCGCCCCCACCGGATTCGCCGCGCCGGACCGCGCCACCGCCACCGAATTCTGGGTGGTGCGGCACGGCGAGAGCACCTGGAACGCCGACGGCCGCTACCAGGGCCAGGCCGACGTGCCCCTCAGCCACATCGGCATTCTTCAGGCGGCCAGCCTCGCCGAACGCCTGACCGGGCAGCACTTCGACGCGGTGTACACCAGCGACCTCGCGCGCGCCGCCCGCACCGCCGAGATCGTCGCCGAACGCCTCACCGGCGCGCCGCCCGCGCAGCGCGACCCGGGTCTGCGTGAGATCGACGTCGGCGAACTGTCCGGGCTGGTCATCAGCGAGATCCGCGAACGCTACCCCGACTACCTGGGCGCCCTGAGCACCGAACCCTGGAGCACCCGCCGCCCCGGCGGGGAGAGCATGGAGGACCTGTACGCCCGCAGCGGCGCGGCCTTCGGCGCCCTGCGCGAACGCCACCCGGGGCAGCGCGTGCTGGTGTTCACGCACGGCGGCGTCGTGCGCGTCGCCGTGGGCCTCGCGCTGGGCGGCGTGCCCGCCAACGCCTGGGCGCGCCTGAGCGTCGCCAATACCAGCATCACCCGCGTCCTGCTGGGCGAGGGCAGTGGCATGCTGCTGGGCTTCAACGACGACGCGCACCTCGAAAACCTGCTGGAGGCCACCGAGGCCGACGACGTGCTGGGACAGGCGCCGTAA
- the purM gene encoding phosphoribosylformylglycinamidine cyclo-ligase yields the protein MTKQDQGAQASAYERAGVSIDAGHRAVELMKGAVARTHTPNVLGGLGGFGGLFRAAFGHMDDPVLVASTDGVGTKTKVAVRSGTFTGLGGDIVNHCVNDILVQGARPLFFLDYVAMGKLLPERVAEVVTGAAQACEALGVALLGGETAEMPGVYVDGELDIVGTIVGVVDRPRLINGSRIQAGDTVLALPSSGLHTNGFSLARMALDDLDWQEARDDLNGQTLAQVLPVPHRAYLHAFDALERAGIDVRGMAHITGGGLIDNPPRVFPQGIGMQIDTASWTVPPVFELIVQRGQVARQEAFRALNMGVGFLFILPAAQEQAALDTLKAAGEQPWVIGQMVEGQGVTFTGAV from the coding sequence ATGACCAAGCAAGACCAGGGCGCCCAGGCGTCGGCATACGAACGGGCGGGCGTCAGCATCGACGCGGGACACCGCGCGGTGGAACTCATGAAAGGCGCCGTGGCGCGCACCCACACCCCCAACGTCCTGGGCGGCCTGGGCGGTTTCGGCGGATTGTTCCGCGCCGCGTTCGGGCACATGGACGATCCCGTGCTCGTCGCCAGCACCGACGGCGTGGGCACCAAGACGAAGGTCGCGGTGCGCAGCGGCACCTTCACGGGGCTGGGCGGCGACATCGTCAACCACTGCGTGAACGACATCCTGGTACAGGGCGCCCGCCCGCTGTTCTTCCTGGATTACGTTGCCATGGGCAAACTGCTCCCCGAGCGCGTCGCCGAGGTCGTCACCGGGGCCGCGCAGGCCTGCGAGGCGCTGGGTGTCGCCCTGCTGGGCGGCGAGACCGCCGAGATGCCCGGCGTGTACGTGGATGGCGAACTGGACATCGTGGGGACCATCGTGGGCGTCGTCGACCGGCCCAGACTGATCAACGGGAGCCGCATCCAGGCCGGGGACACCGTCCTCGCGCTGCCCAGCAGTGGCCTGCACACCAACGGCTTCTCGCTGGCCCGCATGGCCCTGGACGACCTCGACTGGCAGGAGGCGCGTGACGACCTGAACGGTCAGACCCTCGCGCAGGTCCTGCCGGTGCCGCACCGCGCGTACCTGCACGCCTTCGACGCCCTGGAACGCGCCGGGATCGACGTGCGCGGCATGGCGCACATCACCGGCGGCGGCCTGATCGACAACCCGCCCCGCGTGTTCCCGCAGGGCATCGGCATGCAGATCGATACCGCCAGCTGGACCGTTCCGCCCGTCTTCGAACTGATCGTGCAGCGCGGCCAGGTCGCCCGCCAGGAGGCGTTCCGCGCGCTGAACATGGGCGTCGGATTCCTGTTCATCCTCCCCGCCGCGCAGGAGCAGGCCGCGCTGGACACCCTGAAGGCGGCCGGGGAGCAGCCCTGGGTGATCGGGCAGATGGTGGAAGGCCAGGGCGTCACGTTCACGGGAGCCGTTTGA
- a CDS encoding TVP38/TMEM64 family protein — translation MTAARQPSRSLRWLILGAALALVIGVGLLPDVRAFLVTAFAALTSRDPAVTRAFVDGLGWAGPLALIAGFVLQAVLPVLPALVLTAVTARAYGPYEGFLIVYLGTLLGAAAGYWLGRALGNALIRTLVGERTRLKVHEFTERHGTQGVLMIRLMPILSADVMNLVAGAARMKFRPFMLATAAGALPVTALVVWLSESGERLLWGMVILSAVVAGVAAGRALIRRRRAARGLG, via the coding sequence ATGACCGCCGCCCGCCAACCCTCCCGTTCCCTGCGCTGGCTGATCCTGGGCGCCGCCCTGGCCCTGGTGATCGGGGTGGGCCTGCTGCCGGACGTGCGGGCGTTCCTGGTCACGGCCTTCGCCGCGCTGACCAGCCGCGACCCGGCCGTCACCCGCGCGTTCGTGGACGGGCTGGGCTGGGCGGGTCCGCTGGCCCTCATCGCCGGGTTCGTCCTGCAGGCGGTGCTGCCGGTGCTGCCCGCGCTCGTGCTGACCGCCGTGACCGCCCGCGCCTACGGCCCCTACGAGGGCTTCCTGATCGTGTACCTGGGGACCCTGCTGGGTGCCGCCGCTGGGTACTGGCTGGGCCGCGCGCTCGGCAACGCGCTGATCCGCACGCTGGTCGGGGAACGCACCCGGCTGAAAGTCCACGAGTTCACCGAACGGCACGGCACGCAGGGCGTCCTGATGATCCGCCTGATGCCGATCCTGTCCGCCGACGTGATGAACCTCGTGGCGGGCGCGGCCCGGATGAAGTTCCGGCCGTTCATGCTGGCCACCGCCGCCGGGGCGCTGCCGGTCACGGCGCTCGTGGTGTGGCTCTCCGAGAGCGGTGAGCGGCTGCTGTGGGGCATGGTGATCCTCTCGGCGGTCGTGGCAGGCGTCGCGGCTGGACGCGCCCTGATCCGGCGCAGACGCGCGGCGCGCGGACTCGGGTAA
- a CDS encoding MBL fold metallo-hydrolase, which translates to MNPGTPHASLTFLGTGDSKGVPRFWCACPVCQEARAGGVNRRGRTATLLRVPLPGGEGTALLDAGPDTHAALARLPGPLVPDVVLITHAHNDHILGLGDLLDYVRYAGGKLRIYAPPEVVPALADRFPYAFLGGSPVQPIPDAGVKVGDVTLRLFRVPHGANGESHAIRLDAPDWRAAVITDAIDVPTDTAQAWLTGLDLLALGTSFENEGDAPHSGRSVYDVREALALPWARSARQVILTHLSHGVDVRRTHLLPPGWAFAYDGLQVPLAGPTRV; encoded by the coding sequence GTGAATCCCGGTACCCCCCACGCCTCCCTGACGTTCCTGGGCACCGGCGACAGCAAGGGCGTGCCGCGCTTCTGGTGCGCCTGCCCCGTGTGCCAGGAGGCCCGCGCGGGCGGCGTGAACCGCCGGGGCCGCACCGCCACGCTGCTGCGCGTGCCGCTGCCCGGCGGCGAGGGCACTGCGCTGCTCGACGCCGGCCCGGACACCCACGCCGCGCTGGCCCGCCTGCCCGGGCCGCTGGTGCCGGACGTGGTGCTCATCACGCACGCGCACAACGACCACATCCTGGGCCTGGGCGACCTGCTCGACTACGTGCGCTACGCGGGCGGGAAACTCCGCATCTATGCCCCGCCGGAGGTCGTCCCGGCCCTGGCCGACCGCTTCCCGTATGCCTTCCTGGGCGGGTCCCCGGTGCAGCCCATCCCGGACGCGGGCGTGAAGGTCGGCGACGTGACCCTGCGCCTCTTCCGGGTGCCGCACGGCGCGAATGGCGAGAGCCACGCCATCCGGCTGGACGCCCCGGACTGGCGGGCCGCCGTGATCACCGACGCCATCGATGTGCCCACGGACACCGCGCAGGCGTGGCTGACGGGGCTGGACCTCCTGGCGCTGGGCACCTCCTTCGAGAATGAGGGCGACGCCCCACACAGCGGCCGCAGCGTGTACGACGTCCGCGAGGCGCTGGCCCTCCCCTGGGCGCGCTCGGCGCGGCAGGTGATCCTCACGCACCTGTCGCACGGGGTGGATGTCCGCCGCACCCACCTTCTGCCGCCGGGCTGGGCGTTCGCGTACGACGGACTGCAGGTGCCCCTCGCGGGCCCCACGCGAGTGTGA
- the trpC gene encoding indole-3-glycerol phosphate synthase TrpC: protein MSARDDTAPVTLHLDRVPGVLGRIVHERAADYAAADPALGGARARTHRFETALRQPGLSLIAEVKRASPSQGAIAPLEPLEAARAYEAGGARAISVLTEPRHFDGTAQALRDVVGGVTVPALRKDFVVHPAMLREAAEWGASAALLMVSVLHEATAEYLRMAHHLGLDALVEVHDERELDIALAAGAPIIGVNNRDLTTLHIDLEVSPRLIRRARDAGFTGVLVAESGYRTPQDLASVRELADAVLVGSSLAGSGDLTRAARDLMRA, encoded by the coding sequence ATGTCAGCCCGTGACGACACCGCCCCCGTGACGCTTCACCTCGACCGTGTGCCCGGCGTGCTGGGCCGCATCGTGCACGAACGCGCCGCCGACTACGCGGCCGCCGACCCGGCCCTGGGTGGGGCCCGCGCCCGCACCCACCGCTTCGAGACGGCCCTGCGCCAGCCGGGTCTGTCCCTGATCGCGGAGGTCAAGCGCGCCAGCCCCAGCCAGGGTGCCATCGCGCCGCTGGAGCCGCTGGAGGCCGCGCGGGCCTACGAGGCGGGCGGCGCGCGGGCGATCAGCGTCCTGACCGAACCGCGTCACTTCGACGGCACCGCGCAGGCGCTGCGTGACGTGGTGGGCGGCGTCACGGTTCCCGCGCTGCGCAAGGATTTCGTGGTGCACCCCGCCATGCTGCGCGAGGCGGCCGAGTGGGGCGCGTCGGCGGCCCTGCTGATGGTCAGCGTGCTGCACGAGGCCACCGCCGAGTATCTGCGTATGGCGCATCACCTGGGCCTGGACGCCCTGGTGGAGGTGCACGACGAGCGTGAACTGGATATCGCGCTCGCGGCGGGCGCGCCCATCATCGGCGTGAATAACCGCGACCTGACCACCCTGCACATCGACCTGGAGGTCAGTCCGCGCCTGATCCGCCGCGCCCGCGACGCGGGGTTCACGGGCGTGCTCGTCGCCGAGAGCGGCTACCGCACCCCGCAGGACCTCGCCAGCGTGCGGGAGCTGGCCGACGCCGTGCTCGTCGGCAGCAGTCTGGCGGGCAGCGGCGACCTGACCCGCGCCGCCCGCGACCTGATGCGCGCGTGA
- the hpt gene encoding hypoxanthine phosphoribosyltransferase codes for MSLAPGNGPVQITEQQVQARIQEIAAKIREDYRGTEPHLICVLNGAFMFHTDLVRALDMPCTIDFLQASSYGNAKQSSGEVRIVKDLQFPISDRHVILVEDIVDTGITMNYLLHYLEGRGPKTLKIAALLSKPSRRKVEIPVEYLGFTIPDAFVYGYGLDRAQFDRNLPFITSQE; via the coding sequence ATGAGTCTCGCCCCCGGCAACGGCCCCGTTCAGATCACCGAGCAGCAGGTTCAGGCCCGCATTCAGGAAATCGCGGCGAAGATCCGCGAGGACTACCGGGGGACCGAACCTCACCTGATCTGCGTCCTGAACGGCGCGTTCATGTTCCACACCGACCTCGTGCGCGCGCTGGATATGCCCTGCACCATCGACTTCTTGCAGGCCAGCTCCTACGGGAACGCCAAGCAGAGCAGCGGCGAGGTCCGCATCGTCAAGGACCTGCAGTTCCCCATCAGCGACCGGCACGTGATCCTCGTGGAGGACATCGTGGACACCGGCATCACCATGAACTACCTGCTGCACTACCTCGAAGGCCGCGGGCCGAAGACGCTGAAGATCGCGGCGCTGCTCAGCAAGCCCAGCCGCCGCAAGGTCGAGATTCCCGTGGAGTACCTGGGCTTCACGATTCCCGACGCGTTCGTGTACGGCTACGGCCTGGACCGCGCGCAGTTCGACCGCAACCTGCCGTTCATCACCAGCCAGGAGTGA
- a CDS encoding cold-shock protein, producing MAVGKVKWFNAEKGYGFIQTEGSPDVFAHFSAIQASGFKKLNEGDEVEFEIEEGQRGKGPQAKNIVVTKAAPVSDYGGGAGARRNDRW from the coding sequence ATGGCAGTAGGCAAAGTGAAATGGTTCAACGCGGAAAAAGGCTACGGCTTCATTCAGACCGAAGGCAGCCCTGACGTGTTCGCGCACTTCAGCGCGATCCAGGCCAGCGGCTTCAAGAAGCTGAACGAAGGCGACGAAGTCGAATTCGAAATCGAAGAAGGCCAGCGCGGCAAGGGCCCCCAGGCCAAGAACATCGTCGTGACGAAGGCCGCTCCGGTCAGCGATTACGGCGGCGGCGCCGGCGCCCGTCGCAACGACCGCTGGTAA
- a CDS encoding MgtC/SapB family protein has protein sequence MEWIDPLAQLRLLTGLGVAALLTGLIGWEREAHRAGAGLRTHMLVGISSALFVVLAEQLIRQFGSDNPAVRFDLVGVLAAVVSGVSFLGAGTIFSSRSGNETRGLTTAASLLASAGVGVGCGLHLYVFSLGATLLFLFILGPLHRLETGHRDGET, from the coding sequence ATGGAGTGGATCGACCCCCTGGCGCAGCTGCGCCTGCTGACCGGACTGGGTGTCGCCGCCCTGCTGACCGGACTGATCGGCTGGGAGCGGGAAGCGCACCGCGCCGGGGCTGGCCTGCGCACCCACATGCTGGTGGGCATCAGCTCGGCGCTGTTCGTGGTGCTCGCCGAGCAGCTCATCCGGCAGTTCGGCAGCGACAACCCGGCCGTGCGCTTTGATCTGGTGGGCGTGTTGGCCGCCGTCGTCAGTGGCGTGAGCTTCCTGGGAGCGGGCACCATCTTCTCGTCCCGCAGCGGAAACGAGACGCGCGGCCTGACCACCGCCGCGAGCCTGCTCGCCAGCGCAGGCGTCGGCGTGGGCTGCGGCCTGCACCTGTACGTCTTCTCGCTGGGCGCCACCCTGCTGTTCCTGTTCATCCTGGGACCGCTGCACCGCCTGGAAACAGGGCACCGCGACGGGGAAACCTGA
- a CDS encoding GntR family transcriptional regulator, translated as MTSFERPTLVRDGVYDHLRRAVLDGDLAPGERLGEVELGVQLGVSRTPIREALMRLTQDGLLVAEANKGVRVRTLSAAEARDTYVIREELDGLAAALAAQHHTPADAAALRAALDELHAAPGSDYRAQTRLDLAFHRAITHAAHNAALSDLNRDLEQRVALIKHQTRTYNAHPQTDAQHAALLEAILARDHDAAREAARTHVRTFAALVLNDLQPRSTP; from the coding sequence ATGACCTCCTTCGAGCGCCCCACCCTGGTCCGAGACGGCGTGTACGACCACCTACGCCGCGCCGTGCTGGACGGCGACCTCGCCCCCGGCGAGCGCCTGGGCGAGGTGGAACTCGGCGTGCAGCTCGGCGTGTCCCGCACGCCCATCCGCGAGGCCCTGATGCGCCTCACACAGGACGGCCTGCTCGTCGCCGAGGCGAACAAGGGCGTGCGCGTCCGCACGCTGAGTGCCGCCGAGGCCCGCGACACCTACGTCATCCGCGAGGAACTCGACGGACTGGCCGCCGCCCTCGCCGCGCAGCACCACACGCCCGCCGACGCCGCCGCCCTGCGCGCCGCCCTGGACGAACTGCACGCCGCGCCCGGCAGCGACTACCGCGCCCAGACCCGCCTGGACCTCGCATTCCACCGCGCCATCACGCACGCCGCGCACAACGCCGCCCTGAGCGACCTGAACCGCGACCTGGAACAGCGCGTCGCCCTCATCAAACACCAGACCCGCACATACAACGCCCACCCGCAGACCGACGCCCAGCACGCCGCGCTCCTCGAGGCCATCCTCGCCCGTGACCACGACGCGGCGCGGGAGGCTGCCCGCACGCACGTCCGCACCTTCGCCGCCCTCGTCCTGAACGACCTTCAACCCAGGAGCACCCCATGA
- a CDS encoding proline dehydrogenase family protein has protein sequence MIDQMYRKAVLTVAGQKAIENAVRARGWGMAQRFVAGETPQTAIQAVHDLKKDGIMANLDLLGEFIESPAQCTQFADNVITMQGAAHAAGITPYVSIKLSSVGQGKTVDGEDLGLTNARRIIRRAREYGGFVCLDMEDHPRVDQTLAQFRTLHGEFGGQHVGTVLQSYLYRTEKDRASLDDLSPNLRIVKGAYLEPETVAYPQKADVDAAYRRLVYAHMQAGNYVNVATHDESIIHDVQMYALAHGISKDAFEFQMLYGIRRDLQRNLAAAGYRVRAYIPYGRDWYPYFSRRIAETPRNAMFVLRGMLKG, from the coding sequence ATGATCGACCAGATGTACCGCAAAGCCGTCCTGACCGTCGCCGGGCAGAAAGCCATCGAGAACGCCGTCCGCGCCCGCGGCTGGGGCATGGCCCAGCGTTTCGTCGCCGGCGAAACCCCCCAGACCGCCATCCAGGCCGTCCACGACCTGAAGAAAGACGGCATCATGGCGAACCTCGACCTGCTGGGCGAATTCATCGAGAGCCCCGCACAGTGCACGCAGTTCGCCGACAACGTCATTACCATGCAAGGCGCCGCGCACGCCGCCGGGATCACGCCCTACGTGAGCATCAAGCTGTCCAGCGTCGGCCAGGGCAAGACCGTGGACGGTGAAGACCTGGGCCTCACGAACGCCCGCCGCATCATCCGCCGCGCCAGGGAGTACGGCGGCTTCGTGTGCCTCGACATGGAAGACCACCCCCGCGTGGACCAGACCCTCGCGCAGTTCCGCACCCTGCACGGTGAGTTCGGCGGGCAGCACGTCGGCACCGTCCTCCAGAGCTACCTCTACCGCACCGAGAAGGACCGCGCCAGCCTGGACGACCTGAGCCCCAACCTCCGCATCGTGAAGGGCGCGTACCTGGAACCCGAAACGGTCGCATACCCGCAGAAAGCCGACGTGGACGCCGCCTACCGCCGCCTCGTGTACGCCCACATGCAGGCCGGGAACTACGTGAATGTCGCCACGCACGACGAGAGCATCATCCACGACGTGCAGATGTACGCCCTGGCGCACGGCATCAGCAAGGACGCCTTCGAATTCCAGATGCTGTACGGCATCCGCCGCGACCTGCAACGCAACCTCGCCGCCGCCGGGTACCGCGTCCGCGCGTACATCCCCTACGGCCGCGACTGGTACCCCTACTTCAGCCGCCGCATCGCCGAGACGCCCCGCAACGCCATGTTCGTGCTGCGCGGCATGCTCAAGGGCTGA
- the pruA gene encoding L-glutamate gamma-semialdehyde dehydrogenase: MIKVQEYRPQSFIDFTKEENVKAYQDALKKVRAELVGKHYPMVIDGERVDTAEKLTSLNPCDTTEVVGTTAKATIEDAERALQGAWTAFESWKKWDMDARARVLLKAAAILKRRRLEACALMSIEVGKNYAEADVEVAEAIDFLEYYARSAMRYSGFGSSETTWFEGEENGLMSIPLGVGVSISPWNFPCAIFIGMAAAPIVVGNCVIVKPAEDAGLIAGFMVDIMLEAGLPAGVLQFLPGVGKEIGEYLTTHAKTRFITFTGSRAVGLHINEVAAKVQPGQKWIKRVIMELGGKDGMIVDETADLDVAVTAAVQGAFGFNGQKCSAMSRLIVVDSVYDDVVSAFVERAGALKVGTGEENANVTAVVNQMSFDKIKSYLEIAPDEGKVLLGGAATGEANGKQGYYVQPTIVGEVKRESRLAQEEIFGPVVSVIRARDWQDALDIANSTEYGLTGGVCSASRERLEQARAEFEVGNLYFNRKITGAIVGVQPFGGYNMSGTDSKAGGPDYLANFMQLKTVTERW, from the coding sequence ATGATCAAAGTTCAGGAATACCGCCCGCAGAGCTTCATCGACTTCACGAAGGAAGAGAACGTCAAGGCCTATCAGGACGCGCTGAAGAAAGTCCGCGCCGAGCTGGTTGGGAAGCACTACCCGATGGTCATTGACGGTGAGCGGGTGGATACGGCTGAGAAGCTGACCAGCCTGAACCCCTGCGACACGACTGAAGTGGTGGGGACGACGGCGAAGGCGACCATCGAGGATGCCGAGCGGGCCCTGCAGGGCGCATGGACGGCGTTCGAGAGCTGGAAGAAGTGGGACATGGACGCCCGCGCGCGCGTGCTGCTGAAAGCGGCCGCGATCCTGAAGCGCCGCCGCCTGGAGGCGTGCGCGCTCATGAGCATCGAGGTCGGGAAGAACTACGCCGAGGCCGACGTGGAAGTGGCGGAAGCGATCGATTTCCTGGAGTACTACGCGCGCAGCGCCATGCGGTACTCGGGCTTCGGGAGCAGCGAGACGACGTGGTTCGAGGGCGAGGAGAACGGCCTGATGAGCATCCCGCTGGGGGTGGGCGTGAGCATCAGCCCGTGGAACTTCCCGTGCGCGATCTTCATCGGGATGGCCGCCGCGCCGATCGTGGTGGGGAACTGCGTGATCGTGAAGCCCGCCGAGGACGCGGGCCTGATCGCGGGGTTCATGGTGGACATCATGCTGGAGGCCGGGCTGCCCGCCGGGGTGCTGCAGTTCCTGCCGGGCGTGGGCAAGGAGATCGGCGAGTACCTGACGACGCACGCGAAGACCCGCTTCATCACGTTCACAGGAAGCCGCGCGGTGGGCCTGCACATCAACGAGGTGGCGGCGAAGGTGCAGCCCGGCCAGAAGTGGATCAAGCGCGTGATCATGGAACTGGGTGGCAAGGACGGCATGATCGTGGACGAGACCGCCGATCTGGACGTGGCGGTGACGGCGGCGGTGCAGGGCGCGTTCGGGTTCAACGGGCAGAAGTGCAGCGCCATGAGCCGCCTGATCGTGGTGGACAGCGTGTACGACGACGTGGTCAGCGCCTTCGTGGAGCGCGCGGGTGCCCTGAAGGTCGGGACGGGTGAGGAGAACGCGAACGTCACGGCAGTCGTGAACCAGATGAGCTTCGACAAGATCAAGAGCTACCTGGAGATCGCGCCCGATGAAGGCAAGGTGCTGCTGGGCGGCGCGGCGACCGGCGAGGCGAACGGCAAGCAGGGGTACTACGTGCAGCCGACCATCGTGGGCGAAGTGAAGCGCGAGTCGCGTCTGGCGCAGGAGGAGATCTTCGGGCCGGTCGTGTCGGTCATCCGCGCGCGGGACTGGCAGGACGCGCTGGATATCGCCAACAGCACCGAGTACGGCCTGACGGGCGGCGTGTGCAGCGCCAGCCGTGAGCGTCTGGAGCAGGCCCGCGCAGAGTTCGAGGTCGGGAACCTGTACTTCAACCGCAAGATCACGGGCGCGATCGTGGGCGTGCAGCCCTTCGGCGGCTACAACATGAGCGGCACGGACAGCAAGGCGGGCGGCCCGGATTACCTGGCGAACTTCATGCAGCTCAAGACCGTCACCGAACGCTGGTAA
- a CDS encoding IS5 family transposase (programmed frameshift) produces the protein MRLTDAQWTVLAPLFPQPFKRTNRGRPRRPDREVLDGILWILRTGAQWYALPKDEYPSKTTCHDRFQEWNEQNVFPKILAALYELGEEDQVLDLREAFIDGTFSPAKKGARVSAQPKKGKGTKIMVIVDASGVPLAIHTTSASPAEVRLVHDTLDASFGLDFPKRLIGDKAYDSDGLDAELAAVGVEMIAPNRRNRRKTQDGRPLRRYKRRWKVERTIAWLQSFRRIRTRDEVKAQNFLGFVQLGCIVILLRMVRCLPVQ, from the exons ATGCGGCTGACTGATGCACAATGGACCGTTTTGGCACCCCTATTCCCTCAACCGTTCAAACGCACCAATCGTGGACGACCGCGGCGACCGGACCGTGAGGTTCTGGACGGCATCCTCTGGATCCTCCGCACTGGAGCGCAATGGTATGCCCTCCCGAAAGACGAGTACCCTTCCAAGACCACTTGCCATGACCGCTTCCAGGAATGGAACGAGCAGAACGTCTTCCCGAAGATCCTTGCTGCGCTGTATGAGTTAGGCGAGGAGGATCAGGTTCTGGACCTACGGGAAGCCTTTATCGACGGAACGTTCAGCCCTGCAAAAAAAGGGGCGCGGGTATCGGCCCAAC CCAAGAAAGGCAAGGGCACCAAAATCATGGTCATCGTGGATGCAAGCGGCGTACCGCTTGCCATTCACACCACCAGCGCCAGTCCTGCAGAGGTCAGACTCGTGCACGACACCCTTGACGCCTCGTTTGGGTTGGATTTTCCGAAACGGTTGATTGGAGACAAGGCTTACGACAGTGACGGTCTGGATGCTGAGTTGGCGGCGGTTGGCGTCGAGATGATTGCTCCCAACCGTCGAAATCGTCGGAAGACACAGGATGGCCGACCACTGCGCCGTTACAAGCGGCGCTGGAAAGTTGAACGGACGATCGCGTGGCTGCAGAGCTTTCGACGGATCAGGACACGGGATGAAGTCAAAGCGCAGAATTTCTTGGGGTTCGTTCAACTGGGATGCATTGTCATCCTTCTACGTATGGTTCGCTGCTTACCGGTACAGTGA
- a CDS encoding class I SAM-dependent methyltransferase — MTTRYDDIATWYADHIASVSPAEALVVPEILRLTGDVKERRVCDLACGEGHLARLLQQQGAQVTGVDLSAALIDLARQKEQRRPLGVQYRVDDAQHLSTMAAQSVDACVSNLALMDIPDLVAVVEAVKRVLIPGGSFTFSVTHPCFQAPGAFWNRSEDQEMTRVILKYFDEGEWRSTNPAGVRGRVGAHHRTLTTYVNTLVRAGFALDQMSEPRARGPLAQVKPEYAVVPPFLVMRWLNEISV; from the coding sequence ATGACAACTCGCTATGACGACATTGCTACCTGGTATGCAGACCACATCGCGAGCGTGTCACCGGCTGAAGCCCTCGTGGTCCCTGAGATCCTCAGACTCACGGGTGACGTGAAGGAGCGCAGGGTGTGTGACCTGGCGTGTGGTGAAGGTCACCTGGCCCGCCTTCTTCAGCAACAAGGGGCACAAGTGACCGGTGTCGACCTGTCTGCCGCTCTGATTGACCTGGCACGGCAGAAAGAACAACGGCGTCCTTTGGGTGTGCAGTATCGAGTGGATGATGCTCAGCATCTCAGTACGATGGCCGCTCAAAGTGTCGATGCGTGTGTGTCTAACCTGGCGTTGATGGATATTCCTGACCTGGTCGCTGTGGTCGAGGCCGTCAAGCGTGTGCTCATCCCTGGTGGGTCATTCACCTTCTCAGTGACCCACCCCTGTTTTCAGGCGCCTGGGGCATTTTGGAACAGGAGTGAAGATCAGGAGATGACGCGTGTGATTCTCAAATATTTCGACGAGGGGGAGTGGAGATCCACGAACCCTGCAGGTGTGCGGGGGCGCGTTGGGGCACATCACCGCACCTTGACGACCTATGTGAACACCCTTGTCCGGGCAGGATTTGCCTTGGACCAGATGAGTGAACCGCGAGCCAGAGGTCCACTGGCACAAGTGAAACCCGAGTATGCCGTGGTGCCCCCATTTCTGGTCATGCGCTGGTTGAACGAAATCAGCGTCTGA